Proteins from a genomic interval of Streptomyces sp. NBC_00820:
- a CDS encoding L-rhamnose mutarotase: protein MRTAPHPKARADRAAARTVDREAAHHEAAHREVPEELADAFRAAGFTSWTVRRWRSPLPACEDHARLLAEPERLPAGVARRAHTAELPDVVHDHSRGGADAGLPAARELP, encoded by the coding sequence ATGAGGACCGCCCCGCACCCCAAGGCCCGCGCCGACCGTGCCGCCGCCCGCACCGTCGACCGTGAGGCGGCCCACCACGAGGCGGCCCACCGCGAAGTCCCCGAGGAACTCGCCGACGCCTTCCGCGCGGCCGGGTTCACCTCGTGGACCGTCCGGCGATGGCGGTCCCCCCTGCCCGCGTGCGAGGACCACGCCCGCCTCCTGGCCGAGCCGGAACGGCTCCCGGCCGGCGTCGCCCGGCGGGCTCACACGGCGGAACTGCCCGACGTCGTGCACGACCACTCCCGGGGCGGCGCGGACGCAGGGCTGCCCGCCGCACGGGAGCTGCCGTGA
- a CDS encoding Fpg/Nei family DNA glycosylase — protein sequence MPELPEVEALKDFLAEHLVGRRVARVLPVAVSVLKTYDPPLTALEGGEVAAVHRYGKFLGLETDGGPHLVTHLARAGWLQWRDRLPDGPPHPGKGPLALRVALETGEGFDLTEAGTQKRLAVYVVHDPGEVPGIARLGPDPLAPAFDEARFAALLKEERRRLKGALRDQSLIAGVGNAYSDEILHAAKMSPYKLAASLTPEETASLYAALRSTLTEAVERSRGLAAGRLKAEKKSGLRVHGRTGEPCPVCGDTVREVSFSDSSLQYCPTCQTGGKPLADRRMSRLLK from the coding sequence ATGCCGGAACTGCCCGAGGTGGAAGCGCTGAAGGACTTCCTCGCCGAGCACCTGGTCGGACGCCGGGTGGCGCGGGTGCTGCCGGTCGCCGTCAGCGTCCTGAAGACCTACGACCCTCCCCTCACCGCCTTGGAGGGCGGCGAGGTCGCCGCCGTGCACCGGTACGGCAAGTTCCTCGGTCTGGAGACGGACGGCGGCCCGCATCTGGTGACCCACCTGGCCCGCGCCGGCTGGCTCCAGTGGCGGGACCGCCTCCCGGACGGCCCGCCGCATCCCGGCAAGGGCCCGCTGGCGCTGCGCGTGGCCCTGGAGACCGGCGAGGGCTTCGACCTCACCGAGGCGGGCACGCAGAAGCGCCTCGCGGTGTACGTCGTCCACGACCCGGGGGAGGTTCCCGGCATCGCCCGCCTCGGGCCCGACCCGCTGGCACCCGCGTTCGACGAGGCCCGCTTCGCCGCCCTGCTCAAGGAGGAGAGACGTCGGCTGAAGGGCGCGCTGCGCGACCAGTCCCTGATCGCGGGGGTCGGCAACGCCTACAGCGACGAGATCCTGCACGCCGCGAAGATGTCCCCGTACAAGCTCGCCGCGTCCCTGACCCCCGAGGAGACCGCGTCGCTCTACGCGGCGCTGCGCTCCACCCTCACCGAGGCGGTCGAGCGCTCCCGGGGCCTCGCGGCGGGCCGCCTGAAGGCGGAGAAGAAGAGCGGCCTGCGCGTCCACGGCCGTACGGGTGAACCGTGCCCGGTGTGCGGCGACACCGTCCGCGAGGTCTCCTTCAGCGACTCCTCGCTCCAGTACTGCCCCACCTGCCAGACCGGCGGCAAGCCGCTCGCTGACCGCCGGATGTCCCGGCTGCTGAAGTGA
- a CDS encoding SDR family NAD(P)-dependent oxidoreductase, with protein MVTGGASGIGRATADLLAARGARVAVLDLDPSRVPAPLLGLPADVTDDASVRAAVDRATDALGGLDILVNNAGVGARGSVEDNDDEEWRHVFDANVLGMVRTARAALPHLRRSRHAAIVNTCSVAATAGLPQRALYSATKGAVYSLTLAMAADHVREGIRVNCVNPGTVDTPWVGRLLDAAPDPTAERGALAARQPTGRLVTPAEVAAAIAYLAGPHSGATTGTALAVDGGMQGLRLRPAADR; from the coding sequence CTGGTCACCGGCGGCGCGTCCGGGATCGGCCGGGCCACCGCCGACCTCCTCGCCGCCCGCGGCGCACGGGTCGCCGTCCTCGACCTGGACCCGTCCCGGGTGCCCGCGCCCCTCCTCGGCCTGCCCGCCGACGTCACCGACGACGCCTCGGTCCGCGCGGCCGTCGACCGGGCCACCGACGCCCTCGGCGGGCTCGACATCCTCGTCAACAACGCCGGCGTCGGCGCCCGAGGAAGCGTCGAGGACAACGACGACGAGGAGTGGCGGCACGTCTTCGACGCCAACGTCCTCGGCATGGTCCGCACCGCGCGCGCCGCCCTCCCGCACCTGCGCCGCTCCCGGCACGCGGCGATCGTCAACACCTGCTCCGTCGCCGCGACCGCCGGCCTGCCACAGCGTGCCCTGTACAGCGCCACCAAGGGTGCCGTGTACTCGCTGACCCTGGCGATGGCGGCCGACCACGTGCGCGAGGGCATCCGCGTCAACTGCGTCAACCCCGGTACGGTGGACACGCCCTGGGTCGGCAGACTGCTCGACGCGGCCCCCGATCCGACGGCCGAACGCGGGGCCCTCGCGGCCCGCCAGCCCACCGGGCGCCTGGTCACCCCCGCCGAAGTGGCCGCCGCCATCGCGTATTTGGCCGGCCCCCACTCCGGCGCCACCACCGGCACCGCCCTCGCCGTCGACGGAGGCATGCAGGGCCTCCGGCTCCGTCCGGCGGCGGACCGGTGA
- a CDS encoding lipase maturation factor family protein, with protein MDWFTAPDYWLSRLVFQRALAAVYLVAFLVAVTQFRALLGERGMLPVPRYTARVSFKRAPSLFHLHYSDRFFAGCAWAGCVVSAALLAGADSLLPLWGGILLWLVPWALYLSIVNVGQTWYAFGWESLLLETGFLAAFLGNDEVAPPVVVLFLLRWILFRVEFGAGLIKLRGDACWRKLTCLYYHHETQPMPGPLSWFFHHLPRPLHRVEVAANHFTQLVVPVLLFTPQPIASAAAALMIVTQLWLVLSGNFSWLNWITIVLALSALRLPGDAPSVPAAPLWYEIVVLAVAALLVFLSYHPVTNMISRRQVMNRSFDPLHLVNTYGAFGSVSRIRYEVVVEGTLDDAPREDADWREYEFRGKPGDLRYWPRQFAPFHLRLDWLMWFAALSPAYAGEWFGGLVERLLDNDRDTLRLLRRSPFPPDTPPRYVRARLFHYRYSTWQELRETGACWQRTYVREYLPPTRLSETARRW; from the coding sequence GTGGACTGGTTCACCGCACCCGACTACTGGCTGAGCCGGCTGGTCTTCCAGCGGGCTCTGGCCGCCGTGTACCTCGTCGCGTTCCTGGTCGCGGTGACGCAGTTCCGGGCCCTGCTGGGCGAGCGCGGCATGCTGCCGGTCCCCCGCTACACCGCGCGGGTCTCCTTCAAGCGGGCGCCGAGTCTGTTCCACCTGCACTACTCGGACCGTTTCTTCGCCGGGTGCGCCTGGGCCGGGTGCGTGGTGTCGGCGGCGCTGCTGGCCGGCGCGGACTCGCTGCTGCCGCTGTGGGGCGGCATCCTGCTGTGGCTGGTGCCGTGGGCGCTGTACCTCTCGATCGTCAACGTGGGCCAGACGTGGTACGCCTTCGGCTGGGAGTCGCTGCTGCTGGAGACCGGCTTCCTGGCGGCGTTCCTCGGCAACGACGAGGTCGCGCCCCCGGTCGTCGTCCTGTTCCTGCTGCGCTGGATCCTGTTCCGGGTCGAGTTCGGCGCCGGGCTGATCAAACTCCGGGGCGACGCCTGCTGGCGGAAGCTGACCTGCCTGTACTACCACCACGAGACGCAGCCGATGCCCGGCCCGCTGAGCTGGTTCTTCCACCATCTGCCCCGGCCCCTGCACCGGGTGGAGGTGGCCGCCAACCACTTCACCCAGCTGGTCGTCCCGGTGCTGCTGTTCACCCCGCAGCCCATCGCCTCGGCCGCCGCCGCGCTGATGATCGTGACGCAGCTGTGGCTGGTGCTGTCCGGGAACTTCTCCTGGCTGAACTGGATCACCATCGTGCTGGCCCTGTCGGCGCTCCGGCTCCCCGGCGATGCCCCGTCGGTGCCCGCGGCGCCGCTCTGGTACGAGATCGTGGTGCTCGCGGTGGCCGCGCTGCTGGTCTTCCTGAGCTACCACCCGGTGACGAACATGATCTCCCGCCGCCAGGTGATGAACCGCTCCTTCGATCCGCTGCACCTGGTGAACACCTACGGCGCGTTCGGCAGCGTCAGCCGGATCCGCTACGAGGTGGTGGTCGAGGGCACGCTGGACGACGCGCCGCGGGAGGACGCGGACTGGCGGGAGTACGAGTTCCGGGGCAAGCCGGGCGACCTGCGGTACTGGCCGCGCCAGTTCGCGCCCTTCCATCTGCGCCTGGACTGGCTGATGTGGTTCGCGGCGCTGTCTCCGGCCTACGCCGGGGAGTGGTTCGGCGGCCTGGTGGAACGGTTGCTGGACAACGACCGCGACACCCTGAGGCTCCTGCGCCGCTCCCCCTTCCCCCCGGACACCCCGCCCCGCTACGTCCGTGCCCGCCTCTTCCACTACCGGTACTCCACCTGGCAGGAGCTGCGGGAGACGGGGGCGTGCTGGCAGCGGACGTACGTACGGGAGTACCTGCCGCCGACGCGGCTGTCGGAGACGGCGCGACGGTGGTGA
- a CDS encoding amidohydrolase family protein, with protein sequence MTVDAHHHVWDLSVRDQDWIRSPELRSLRRNFTLVELRPQARAAGVDRTVLVQTVTAAEETPELLALADAHDLVAGVVGWTDLTSPRIAEELARLRELPGGTRLKGIRHQVQSEPDPRWLFRADVRRGLTAVAETGLVYDLVVLPHQLPACVEAAAALPQLVFVLDHLGKPPIASDAREPWAAALHALAALPNTVAKLSGLVTEADHASWTQDGLRPFTETALDAFGPDRLMFGSDWPVCTLAATYADVHSVARELTAGLDETERQALFEETATRVYGL encoded by the coding sequence GTGACCGTCGACGCCCACCACCACGTCTGGGACCTGTCGGTCCGCGACCAGGACTGGATCCGCAGCCCCGAACTACGGTCGCTGCGGCGGAACTTCACCCTCGTCGAGCTGCGGCCCCAGGCGCGGGCGGCCGGTGTGGACCGTACCGTGCTGGTGCAGACCGTCACCGCGGCCGAGGAGACTCCCGAACTGCTTGCCTTGGCGGACGCGCACGATCTCGTCGCCGGCGTGGTCGGCTGGACGGACCTGACCTCCCCCCGCATCGCCGAGGAACTGGCCCGCCTGCGCGAACTGCCCGGCGGTACCCGCCTGAAGGGCATCCGCCACCAGGTGCAGAGCGAACCCGACCCGCGGTGGCTGTTCCGGGCCGACGTGCGGCGCGGCCTCACCGCCGTGGCCGAGACGGGCCTGGTCTACGACCTCGTCGTCCTGCCCCACCAGCTGCCGGCCTGCGTCGAGGCGGCCGCGGCTCTGCCCCAGCTCGTTTTCGTGCTCGACCACCTGGGCAAGCCGCCCATCGCCTCCGACGCGCGGGAACCCTGGGCGGCGGCCCTGCACGCCCTCGCGGCGCTGCCCAACACCGTCGCGAAGCTCTCAGGCCTGGTCACCGAGGCCGACCACGCCTCCTGGACGCAGGACGGCCTGCGCCCCTTCACCGAGACCGCGCTGGACGCCTTCGGACCCGACCGCCTGATGTTCGGCTCCGACTGGCCGGTGTGCACCCTGGCGGCCACGTACGCGGACGTCCACTCCGTCGCACGGGAACTGACCGCGGGCCTCGACGAGACGGAGCGGCAGGCCCTCTTCGAGGAGACCGCGACCCGCGTCTACGGCCTCTGA
- a CDS encoding SpoIIE family protein phosphatase, giving the protein MVERGASAPSLPEDWPAHPDPILALNRMGSFDWDLDAGLFHMDAQAHEVFDLLPGEFDGRPESLAMRVPQPEGARLDAVVARAIKEGRENYGAYFRIRRRDGTWRWTHTQGYIRRDETGRPRRIVGIVRDATQELADSGARSARTAQDDAFRRQTNVVQVVSAALAHARSVQDVIDVLKDTHGIRHVGAASLVMGLVEAGRIRLVAEGPAGSFVPGTGVTRIDEPYPMSEVVRTLAPRFIESPEEFADCYPDLWREITDLHITSAAYLPLIAQARPIGAIGLLYNDRRGFSAEERAVLVALGGSIAQSLQRAMLYEQEKDLAQGLQQAMLPRTIPSVPGAEVAVRYRSAALGRDIGGDWYDLIPLPGGQVGAVIGDVQGHDTHAAAVMGQLRIVLRAYAAEGHPPATVMVRASVFLRDLDTDRFATCLYAQADLSTGIVQVVRAGHLDPLVRDSDGSCRRVPVEGGLPLGLSAEFGRLEYPVTTLELETGDTLLLCTDGLVEEPGADLDDGMRDLAALVVGSPRDDVQGLADRLIEAAEQRGGDDDVALLLLRRGGPESPRAGGRLRSHVAPGDPEALSRTRHLIRAAVRAWHAGSRADDIELVTDELVTNVLMHTESAAAVTLRLLEGGDRRVRIEVEDSSSALPRRREARADGVSGRGLLLVDRLADAWGVEARGGGKAVWCEFRVPPDSERAAGDVAGDHT; this is encoded by the coding sequence ATGGTCGAACGGGGAGCGAGCGCCCCGTCACTGCCGGAGGACTGGCCCGCCCACCCGGATCCCATCCTGGCGCTCAACCGCATGGGCAGCTTCGACTGGGACCTGGACGCGGGCCTGTTCCACATGGACGCCCAGGCCCACGAGGTCTTCGACCTGCTCCCCGGCGAATTCGACGGCCGGCCCGAGTCCCTGGCGATGCGCGTGCCGCAGCCCGAGGGCGCCCGGCTGGACGCGGTGGTGGCGCGGGCCATCAAGGAGGGCCGGGAGAACTACGGCGCCTACTTCCGCATCCGCCGCCGCGACGGCACCTGGCGCTGGACCCACACCCAGGGCTACATCCGGCGCGACGAGACCGGCCGGCCGCGCCGGATCGTCGGCATCGTCCGCGACGCCACCCAGGAGCTCGCCGACAGTGGCGCGCGCAGCGCACGGACCGCGCAGGACGACGCCTTCCGCAGGCAGACCAACGTCGTCCAGGTCGTCTCCGCCGCCCTCGCCCACGCGCGCAGCGTCCAGGACGTCATCGACGTCCTCAAGGACACCCACGGCATCCGCCACGTGGGCGCGGCCAGCCTGGTCATGGGCCTGGTGGAGGCCGGACGGATCCGGCTCGTGGCGGAGGGCCCCGCCGGCAGCTTCGTGCCCGGCACCGGCGTCACCCGGATCGACGAGCCGTACCCGATGAGCGAGGTCGTCCGCACGCTCGCCCCGCGCTTCATCGAGTCCCCCGAGGAGTTCGCCGACTGCTACCCCGACCTCTGGCGGGAGATCACCGACCTGCACATCACCTCCGCCGCCTACCTGCCGCTGATCGCCCAAGCCCGCCCCATCGGCGCCATCGGGCTGCTCTATAACGACCGGCGCGGCTTCTCGGCCGAGGAGCGGGCCGTGCTGGTCGCGCTCGGCGGCAGCATCGCGCAGAGCCTGCAGCGGGCCATGCTGTACGAGCAGGAGAAGGACCTCGCCCAGGGTCTCCAGCAGGCGATGCTGCCCCGCACCATCCCCAGCGTCCCCGGCGCCGAGGTGGCCGTACGCTACCGTTCGGCGGCCCTCGGCCGGGACATCGGCGGCGACTGGTACGACCTGATCCCGCTGCCCGGAGGCCAGGTCGGCGCGGTCATCGGGGACGTCCAGGGCCACGACACGCACGCGGCGGCCGTGATGGGCCAGCTGCGGATCGTGCTGCGCGCCTACGCCGCCGAGGGGCACCCTCCGGCCACCGTGATGGTCCGCGCCTCCGTCTTCCTGCGCGATCTCGACACCGACCGCTTCGCCACCTGCCTGTACGCGCAGGCCGACCTGTCCACCGGCATCGTCCAGGTGGTCCGCGCCGGGCACCTCGACCCGCTCGTCCGCGACTCCGACGGCAGCTGCCGTCGGGTGCCGGTCGAGGGCGGGCTGCCGCTCGGCCTGTCCGCGGAGTTCGGCCGGCTGGAGTACCCCGTCACCACCCTGGAGCTCGAGACCGGCGACACCCTGCTGCTGTGCACCGACGGGCTCGTCGAGGAGCCCGGCGCCGACCTCGACGACGGCATGCGCGACCTGGCCGCGCTCGTGGTCGGCAGCCCGCGGGACGACGTGCAGGGCCTCGCCGACCGGCTGATCGAGGCGGCCGAGCAGCGCGGTGGCGACGACGACGTCGCCCTGCTCCTGCTGCGCCGCGGCGGTCCCGAGTCGCCGCGGGCCGGCGGCCGGCTGCGCAGTCACGTGGCCCCCGGCGATCCAGAGGCGCTCTCCCGGACCCGCCACCTCATCCGGGCCGCGGTGCGCGCGTGGCACGCCGGGAGCCGGGCCGACGACATCGAACTGGTCACCGACGAACTGGTCACCAACGTGCTGATGCACACCGAAAGCGCCGCCGCCGTCACCCTGCGGCTCCTGGAGGGCGGCGACCGCCGCGTGCGCATCGAGGTGGAGGACTCCTCCAGTGCCCTGCCGCGCCGCCGTGAGGCGAGGGCGGACGGGGTCTCGGGACGCGGGCTGCTCCTCGTCGACCGGCTCGCCGACGCGTGGGGCGTCGAGGCGCGCGGCGGCGGCAAGGCCGTGTGGTGCGAGTTCCGGGTGCCACCGGACTCGGAGCGCGCCGCCGGGGACGTCGCCGGGGACCACACCTGA
- a CDS encoding peptidase inhibitor family I36 protein, producing MRKRIAAASVVLAVAAGCFTAPAAFASTCSENYGFELYYNSNEGGSSACFYVKQNFAGEVFTEAGAGQGQPVKNNAASADNWGGHTARVFYNSNYVGLYDDVQGDSWRNLADTYNNNASWERL from the coding sequence ATGAGAAAGCGCATTGCGGCCGCTTCCGTCGTGCTGGCTGTCGCCGCCGGATGCTTCACCGCGCCGGCGGCATTTGCGTCCACCTGCTCCGAAAACTATGGGTTCGAGCTGTACTACAACTCCAATGAGGGCGGGTCCAGCGCCTGCTTCTACGTCAAGCAGAACTTCGCCGGTGAGGTCTTCACGGAGGCGGGAGCGGGCCAGGGTCAGCCCGTGAAGAACAATGCCGCCTCGGCCGACAACTGGGGAGGGCACACCGCTCGGGTGTTCTACAACTCCAACTATGTCGGTCTCTACGATGACGTGCAGGGGGATTCCTGGCGCAACCTCGCGGACACCTACAACAACAACGCTTCCTGGGAGCGGCTCTAG
- a CDS encoding aldo/keto reductase, translated as MTVLGRGGVLTGPLGFGAAGIGNLYTPLSDEQAYEAVHIAWEQGIRYFDTAPHYGLGLSERRLGAALRAYDRADYTVSTKVGRRLEPADGTGDDLAHGFAVPASLRRVWDFSADGIRRTLDASLERLGLDRVDIVYLHDPDDHAEQAFREGYPALEKLRSQGVVRAIGAGMNQSVMLTRFVRDTDVDVVLCAGRHTLLDQSALADLLPAALERGTPVVIGGAFNSGLLANPGPDATYDYAPGVRSLERALRMRGVAERHGITLRAAALAFCSAHPAVASVLVGARSAAEVRDCAEQFDVPVPAAFWHELRETGLLPPEEPS; from the coding sequence GTGACCGTCCTCGGCCGCGGCGGCGTCCTGACGGGCCCGCTGGGCTTCGGCGCCGCGGGCATCGGCAACCTCTACACGCCGTTGTCCGACGAGCAGGCGTACGAGGCGGTACACATCGCCTGGGAGCAGGGCATCCGCTACTTCGACACCGCCCCGCACTACGGCCTCGGCCTCTCCGAACGCCGCCTCGGCGCCGCCCTGCGGGCCTACGACCGCGCCGACTACACCGTCTCCACGAAGGTCGGCCGCCGCCTGGAGCCCGCCGACGGCACCGGCGACGACCTGGCCCACGGCTTCGCCGTCCCCGCGAGCCTGCGTCGCGTCTGGGACTTCAGCGCCGACGGCATCCGCCGCACCCTGGACGCGAGCCTGGAACGCCTCGGCCTCGACCGTGTCGACATCGTCTACCTGCACGACCCCGACGACCACGCCGAGCAGGCCTTCCGCGAGGGCTACCCGGCCCTGGAGAAGCTCCGCTCGCAGGGTGTGGTCCGGGCGATCGGCGCCGGCATGAACCAGTCCGTGATGCTCACGCGGTTCGTCCGGGACACCGACGTGGACGTGGTGCTGTGCGCCGGCCGCCACACCCTCCTCGACCAGAGCGCCCTCGCCGACCTGCTCCCGGCCGCGCTGGAACGCGGCACCCCGGTGGTCATCGGCGGCGCCTTCAACTCGGGTCTGCTGGCGAACCCCGGACCGGACGCCACGTACGACTACGCGCCGGGCGTCCGGTCGCTGGAGCGGGCCCTGCGGATGCGAGGGGTTGCCGAGCGGCACGGCATCACCCTGCGCGCCGCCGCACTGGCCTTCTGCTCCGCGCACCCCGCCGTGGCGAGCGTCCTCGTGGGCGCCCGCTCGGCAGCCGAAGTCCGCGACTGTGCAGAGCAGTTCGACGTCCCGGTCCCCGCCGCGTTCTGGCACGAGCTGCGCGAAACGGGGCTGCTGCCGCCCGAGGAGCCGTCATGA
- a CDS encoding alpha-mannosidase has translation MHDDRKLVEDRLRRVLDERIRPAVYPESVPLEVAVWHAPGEPVPVEEGLAAEPAPIEVGTRWGAPWGTSWFRVTGTVPEAWAGRTVEALLDLGFDENMPGFQCEGLVYRPDGTPVKGLNPRNQWVRVGAPAEGGEEVRLHIEAASNPVVLGYQPFRPTPLGDKDTAGDEPQYTLTRMDLAVLDETVWHLVLDLEVLGELMAELPVDSARRYDILRAVDRALDALDLQDVNGTAQLARAELADALAAPAAPSAHRISAVGHAHIDSAWLWPLRETVRKVARTTANMTALIEDEPEFVFAMSQAQQWAWVKEHRPEVWARVKKAVAEGRFVPAGGMWVESDTNMPGSEAMARQFVHGKRFFLDEFGIENEEAWLPDTFGFAAGLPQIIKAAGSKWLLTQKISWSQTNRFPHHTFRWEGIDGTRIFTHFPPADTYNCSMSGSQLAHAARNFRDKGNARHSLAPTGWGDGGGGTTREMVAKAARVRDLEGSPTVAWETPRAFFTKAEAEYPEPPVWVGELYLELHRATLTSQAKTKQGNRRSEHLLREAELWAATAAVRAGFPYPYAELDRIWKTVLLHQFHDILPGSSIAWVHREARATYERVAAELTAIIEDAQRALAGEGTRPLVFNAAPHPLAGVPAGGAGRPVTEGRTTLAPRPDGGHVLDNGLLRIEVDARGLVVSAYDHAADRETVAPGKAAGLLQLHPDFPNMWDAWDVDAFYRNTVTDLTGVDELSAGADGNSVRIVRSFGDSRVTQVLSLPPGERRLLIDTEVDWHETEKFLKLAFPLDLHAERYASETQFGHVHRPTHTNTSWETAKFEACNHRFVHLEEPGWGVAVVNDSTYGHDVTRTVRTDGGTTTTVRASLLRAPRFPDPETDQGVHRFRHALIPGAGIADAVREGWRINLPERHTTGAGAVAPLVTADNEAVVITAVKLADDGSGDVIVRFHEAHGGRARATLTAGFAVDDVTVTDLLERPDADGEPPLRDGERITVRLRPFQLMTLRLRRA, from the coding sequence ATGCATGACGACCGCAAGCTCGTCGAAGACCGGCTCCGTCGCGTCCTCGACGAACGCATCCGTCCCGCCGTGTACCCCGAGTCCGTTCCGCTGGAGGTCGCCGTCTGGCACGCGCCGGGCGAGCCGGTCCCGGTCGAGGAGGGGCTGGCGGCCGAGCCCGCGCCGATCGAGGTGGGCACCCGGTGGGGTGCTCCCTGGGGCACCAGCTGGTTCCGGGTGACCGGGACCGTGCCCGAGGCCTGGGCGGGCCGGACCGTCGAGGCCCTGCTCGACCTCGGCTTCGACGAGAACATGCCCGGATTCCAGTGCGAGGGCCTGGTCTACCGGCCCGACGGCACCCCGGTGAAGGGCCTCAACCCGCGCAACCAGTGGGTGCGCGTCGGCGCGCCGGCCGAGGGCGGCGAGGAGGTGCGCCTGCACATCGAGGCCGCCTCCAACCCGGTCGTCCTCGGCTACCAGCCGTTCCGGCCCACCCCGCTCGGCGACAAGGACACCGCGGGAGACGAGCCGCAGTACACCCTCACCCGCATGGACCTCGCCGTCCTCGACGAGACCGTGTGGCACCTCGTGCTGGACCTGGAGGTCCTGGGCGAGCTGATGGCCGAGCTGCCCGTCGACTCCGCGCGCCGCTACGACATCCTGCGCGCCGTCGACCGCGCCCTGGACGCGCTCGACCTCCAGGACGTGAACGGCACCGCGCAACTGGCCCGCGCCGAACTCGCCGACGCGCTGGCCGCACCGGCCGCGCCCTCCGCCCACCGGATCAGCGCCGTCGGCCACGCGCACATCGACTCGGCGTGGCTGTGGCCGCTGCGCGAGACCGTGCGCAAGGTGGCCCGCACCACCGCCAACATGACCGCGCTCATCGAGGACGAGCCGGAGTTCGTCTTCGCCATGTCCCAGGCACAGCAGTGGGCGTGGGTGAAGGAGCACCGGCCCGAGGTGTGGGCGCGGGTGAAGAAGGCGGTGGCCGAGGGGCGGTTCGTGCCGGCCGGCGGGATGTGGGTGGAGTCGGACACCAACATGCCGGGCTCGGAGGCGATGGCGCGGCAGTTCGTGCACGGAAAGCGGTTCTTCCTCGACGAGTTCGGCATCGAGAACGAGGAGGCGTGGCTCCCCGACACCTTCGGGTTCGCCGCCGGCCTGCCGCAGATCATCAAGGCGGCCGGGTCCAAGTGGCTGCTGACGCAGAAGATCTCCTGGTCACAGACGAACCGGTTCCCGCACCACACCTTCCGCTGGGAGGGCATCGACGGCACCCGGATCTTCACCCACTTCCCTCCCGCCGACACCTACAACTGCTCCATGAGCGGCAGCCAACTCGCCCACGCGGCACGCAACTTCCGGGACAAGGGCAATGCCCGGCACTCGCTGGCGCCCACCGGCTGGGGCGACGGCGGTGGCGGTACCACCCGCGAGATGGTCGCCAAGGCGGCCCGGGTGCGCGACCTCGAGGGCTCCCCGACCGTCGCGTGGGAGACACCCCGCGCGTTCTTCACGAAGGCCGAGGCCGAGTACCCCGAACCGCCCGTCTGGGTGGGCGAGCTGTACCTCGAACTGCACCGCGCCACCCTCACCAGCCAGGCGAAGACCAAGCAGGGCAACCGCCGCAGCGAACACCTGCTGCGCGAGGCCGAGCTGTGGGCGGCCACCGCCGCCGTACGCGCCGGATTCCCCTACCCCTACGCGGAGTTGGACCGCATCTGGAAGACGGTCCTGCTGCACCAGTTCCACGACATCCTGCCCGGCTCGTCCATCGCCTGGGTGCACCGGGAGGCCCGCGCGACCTACGAGCGCGTCGCCGCCGAGCTCACCGCGATCATCGAGGACGCCCAGCGAGCCCTGGCCGGCGAGGGCACCCGGCCGCTCGTCTTCAACGCCGCCCCGCACCCCCTCGCCGGCGTGCCCGCGGGCGGCGCCGGCCGTCCGGTGACCGAGGGCCGCACCACCCTCGCGCCGCGCCCGGACGGGGGACACGTCCTGGACAACGGGCTGCTGCGGATCGAGGTCGACGCCCGCGGCCTCGTCGTCTCCGCGTACGACCACGCCGCCGACCGTGAGACCGTCGCCCCCGGCAAGGCCGCGGGCCTGCTCCAGCTCCACCCGGACTTCCCGAACATGTGGGACGCCTGGGACGTCGACGCCTTCTACCGCAACACCGTCACCGACCTGACCGGTGTCGACGAACTGAGCGCCGGTGCGGACGGCAACTCGGTGCGGATCGTCCGATCCTTCGGTGACTCGCGCGTCACCCAGGTGCTGTCGCTGCCGCCGGGGGAGCGCCGGCTGCTCATCGACACCGAGGTCGACTGGCACGAGACGGAGAAGTTCCTCAAACTGGCCTTCCCGCTCGACCTGCACGCCGAACGGTACGCCTCGGAGACCCAGTTCGGGCATGTCCACCGTCCCACCCACACCAACACCTCATGGGAGACGGCCAAGTTCGAGGCCTGCAACCACCGCTTCGTCCACCTGGAGGAACCGGGCTGGGGCGTCGCGGTCGTCAACGACTCCACGTACGGCCACGACGTGACCCGTACGGTCCGCACCGACGGCGGTACGACGACCACGGTCCGCGCCTCCCTCCTGCGCGCGCCCCGCTTCCCCGACCCCGAGACCGACCAGGGCGTCCACCGCTTCCGGCACGCCCTGATCCCCGGCGCCGGCATCGCCGACGCCGTCCGCGAAGGCTGGCGGATCAACCTGCCCGAACGGCACACGACAGGTGCCGGTGCGGTCGCCCCGCTGGTGACGGCCGACAACGAGGCGGTCGTGATCACGGCCGTGAAGCTCGCCGACGACGGCAGCGGTGACGTGATCGTCCGCTTCCACGAGGCACACGGCGGCCGCGCCCGGGCGACGCTCACGGCCGGCTTCGCCGTCGACGACGTCACCGTCACGGACCTGCTGGAACGCCCGGACGCCGACGGGGAGCCGCCGCTGCGGGACGGCGAGCGGATCACCGTACGCCTGCGGCCCTTCCAGCTGATGACACTGCGGCTGCGGCGGGCCTGA